A window from Pongo abelii isolate AG06213 chromosome 6, NHGRI_mPonAbe1-v2.0_pri, whole genome shotgun sequence encodes these proteins:
- the TMEM243 gene encoding transmembrane protein 243 isoform X3, with amino-acid sequence MTDQDRIINLVVGSLTSLLILVTLISAFVFPQLPPKPLNIFFAVCISLSSITACILIYWYRQGDLEPKFRKLIYYIIFSIIMLCICANLYFHDVGR; translated from the exons gaTCGAATCATCAATTTAGTTGTTGGCAGCTTAACATCCTTATTGATTCTA GTAACGCTGATAAGTGCTTTTGTTTTCCCTCAACTACCTCCAAAACCGTTGAATATATTCTTTGCTGTCTGCATCTCTTTGAGTAGTATTACTGCCTGCATACTT ATCTACTGGTATCGACAAGGAGACTTAGAACCGAAATTTAGAAAGCTAATTTACTATATCATATTTTCTATCATCATGTTGTGTATATGTGCAAACCTGTACTTCCATGATGTGGGAAGGTGA